Proteins from a single region of Juglans microcarpa x Juglans regia isolate MS1-56 chromosome 5S, Jm3101_v1.0, whole genome shotgun sequence:
- the LOC121267095 gene encoding uncharacterized protein LOC121267095, with amino-acid sequence MSKVWNTTGWLEFSDMGENKFLIEFQKEEDRQRVIKGRPWSLDRWLEVFWLQVDNMPLAYMTQEVRLHVGKCAGKVLDVIVDQWGLGWGKFLRLKVEVHITKALVKSILKL; translated from the exons ATGTCAAAGGTTTGGAATACGACAGGATGGCTGGAATTCTCTGACATGGGGGAGAACAAGTTCTTGATAGAGTTTCAAAAGGAAGAAGATAGGCAGAGGGTTATTAAAGGCAGACCATGGTCCCTTGATAGATGGCTG GAAGTATTCTGGCTGCAAGTTGACAACATGCCTCTCGCATACATGACACAAGAAGTTAGACTACATGTAGGGAAATGCGCTGGGAAAGTATTGGATGTCATTGTAGATCAATGGGGGCTTGGATGGGGAAAGTTCCTGAGACTCAAAGTGGAAGTGCACATCACCAAAGCACTAGTAAAAAGCATTCTTAAACTTTGA